One stretch of Solirubrobacterales bacterium DNA includes these proteins:
- a CDS encoding sodium-translocating pyrophosphatase, whose protein sequence is MTDFLTDYGVVIALVCAGAAVVYGVLVTQRLLALSPGSDRMREISGAVQEGAKAYLSRQYLIIALVAVPLAILLAILQDVVTGIGFVIGGVLSGSAGFIGMNLSVRANARVAEAARGGVPPALDVAFKGGSVTGMLVVGMALLGVAGYFGILVLADKTDKEAVDALIGLGFGGSLISVFARLGGGIFTKAADVGADLVGKVEAGIPEDDPRNPAVIADNVGDNVGDCAGMAADLFETYAVTSVAVMLLGVLSFDTGFAREVAIYPLVIGAVAIIASIIGALAVRTTTDKVEGALYRGLIISGGLSALAFYPITKWLMEDPLDLGVLGSGGALAGASVTDLWLCGLIGVAVTAGLFVITDYYTSTRFRPVKTISRASQTGHATNIIQGLAQGFQSTALPALLIAFAILAANELAGIYGIGIAVMAQLSLCGLIVALDAFGPITDNAGGIAEMAELPESVRNVTDPLDAVGNTTKAVTKGYAIGSAALAALVLFSAFKAELAPEAPSNFDLGGLFNLSSPDVLIGLLVGGIMVYLFAALAIEAVGRAGGQVVEEVRKQFREHPGIMEGTEKPEYGRTVGIVTAAAQREMILPSLIPIVVPTIVGLLSVDALGGLLIGVIVVGLFMALSMTAGGGAWDNAKKLIEDGAYGGKGSEAHAAAVTGDTVGDPYKDTAGPAINPMIKVANIVAILIIPIVHF, encoded by the coding sequence TTGACCGACTTCCTAACCGACTACGGCGTGGTCATCGCGCTCGTCTGCGCTGGCGCCGCTGTCGTCTACGGCGTGCTGGTCACGCAGCGCCTGCTCGCGCTGTCGCCGGGCAGCGACCGTATGCGCGAGATTTCGGGCGCCGTCCAGGAGGGCGCCAAGGCCTACCTGAGCCGCCAGTACTTGATCATCGCGCTGGTCGCCGTACCGCTCGCGATCCTGCTCGCGATCCTCCAGGACGTCGTCACGGGCATCGGCTTCGTGATCGGCGGCGTGCTCTCGGGCTCGGCCGGCTTCATCGGCATGAACCTGTCCGTGCGCGCGAACGCGCGCGTCGCCGAGGCGGCGCGCGGCGGCGTTCCGCCGGCGCTGGACGTCGCCTTCAAGGGCGGCTCGGTCACGGGCATGTTGGTGGTCGGCATGGCGCTGCTCGGCGTCGCCGGCTACTTCGGCATCCTCGTGCTCGCCGACAAGACCGACAAGGAGGCCGTCGACGCGCTCATCGGCCTCGGCTTCGGCGGCTCGCTGATCTCGGTCTTCGCCCGTCTCGGCGGCGGCATCTTCACCAAGGCCGCCGACGTCGGCGCCGACCTGGTCGGCAAGGTCGAGGCGGGGATCCCCGAGGACGACCCGCGCAACCCGGCCGTGATCGCCGACAACGTCGGCGACAACGTCGGCGACTGCGCCGGCATGGCGGCCGACCTCTTCGAGACCTACGCGGTCACTTCGGTGGCCGTGATGCTGCTCGGGGTGCTCTCGTTCGACACCGGCTTCGCCCGCGAGGTGGCGATCTACCCGCTGGTGATCGGCGCCGTGGCGATTATCGCCTCGATCATCGGCGCGCTGGCGGTGCGGACCACAACCGACAAGGTCGAGGGCGCGCTATATCGCGGCCTGATCATCTCGGGCGGGCTCTCGGCGCTGGCGTTCTACCCGATCACCAAGTGGCTGATGGAGGACCCGCTGGACCTCGGCGTGCTCGGCTCGGGCGGCGCGCTGGCCGGCGCGAGCGTCACCGACCTGTGGCTGTGCGGGCTGATCGGCGTCGCCGTCACCGCCGGACTGTTCGTGATCACCGACTACTACACGTCCACGCGGTTCAGGCCGGTGAAGACGATCTCGCGGGCTTCACAGACGGGCCACGCGACCAACATCATCCAGGGTCTCGCGCAGGGCTTTCAGTCGACCGCGCTGCCGGCGCTGCTGATCGCGTTCGCGATCCTCGCCGCCAACGAGCTGGCCGGGATTTACGGCATCGGCATCGCGGTGATGGCGCAGCTCTCGCTGTGCGGCCTGATCGTGGCGCTCGACGCGTTCGGCCCGATCACCGACAACGCCGGCGGCATCGCCGAGATGGCGGAGCTGCCCGAGTCCGTCCGCAACGTCACCGACCCGCTCGACGCTGTCGGCAACACCACCAAGGCGGTCACCAAGGGCTACGCGATCGGCTCGGCCGCGCTCGCGGCCCTGGTGCTGTTCTCAGCGTTCAAGGCGGAGTTGGCTCCCGAGGCGCCGTCGAACTTCGACCTCGGCGGGCTGTTCAACCTGTCGAGTCCGGACGTATTGATCGGCCTGCTGGTTGGCGGGATCATGGTCTACCTGTTCGCCGCGCTCGCCATTGAGGCGGTCGGGCGCGCGGGCGGCCAGGTGGTCGAGGAGGTGCGCAAGCAGTTCCGCGAGCACCCGGGGATCATGGAGGGCACCGAGAAGCCCGAGTACGGGCGCACCGTGGGAATCGTCACCGCGGCGGCGCAGCGGGAGATGATCTTGCCGTCGCTCATCCCGATCGTTGTCCCGACGATTGTCGGGCTGCTCTCGGTCGACGCCCTCGGCGGACTGCTGATCGGGGTCATCGTCGTCGGGCTGTTCATGGCCCTGTCGATGACCGCTGGCGGCGGCGCGTGGGACAACGCCAAGAAGTTGATTGAGGACGGCGCCTACGGCGGAAAGGGCTCCGAGGCCCACGCCGCAGCGGTCACCGGCGACACGGTCGGCGACCCCTACAAGGACACCGCCGGCCCGGCGATCAACCCGATGATCAAGGTGGCGAACATCGTCGCCATCCTGATCATCCCCATCGTTCACTTCTAG
- a CDS encoding redox-sensing transcriptional repressor Rex, with protein MSDVIVADDTAADLALSDGDRLSLGVAARLSRYLQVLIQARKMGKETISSQELAEYTHINSTQIRRDLSGFGKFGKRGVGYRVDSLVDQIRRILRSSGQHNIVLFGAGHLGQAIASSDIFADHGFQIVAIFDVEPDLVGQQFGDVEVRNVDDLERVVEDQDVVVGVLAVPSSAAQGVADRLVDAGVKIVFNYSEQLLQVPPDVTVHTSSPAVDLLYALYFYLT; from the coding sequence ATGAGTGACGTAATAGTGGCTGACGACACCGCAGCGGACCTGGCCCTGTCGGACGGCGACCGACTTTCGCTGGGGGTTGCGGCGCGACTGTCGCGCTATCTCCAGGTTCTGATCCAGGCTCGGAAGATGGGCAAGGAGACGATCTCCTCCCAGGAGCTGGCTGAGTACACGCACATCAACTCGACTCAGATCCGCCGCGACCTGTCGGGATTCGGCAAGTTCGGCAAGCGCGGGGTCGGCTACCGCGTCGACTCGCTGGTGGACCAGATCCGCAGGATCCTCCGCAGCTCCGGGCAGCACAACATCGTCCTCTTCGGGGCCGGGCATCTGGGCCAGGCGATCGCCAGCTCGGACATCTTCGCCGACCACGGGTTCCAGATCGTGGCCATCTTCGACGTGGAGCCCGACCTGGTCGGTCAGCAGTTCGGCGACGTCGAGGTGCGCAACGTCGACGATCTGGAGCGGGTGGTCGAGGACCAGGACGTGGTGGTCGGTGTGCTCGCCGTTCCTTCCTCCGCGGCGCAGGGCGTGGCGGATCGACTGGTCGACGCAGGGGTCAAGATCGTGTTCAACTACTCAGAGCAGTTGCTCCAGGTGCCGCCGGACGTGACGGTGCATACCTCGAGCCCCGCCGTCGACCTGCTCTATGCCCTTTACTTCTACCTGACCTGA
- a CDS encoding glutaredoxin family protein — protein MTLYTRPGCHLCDEARQAILGLRDEVPPFELREVNIAQDEDLMARYLERIPVVVVDGEVVSELELNLDALRAMLDTVPR, from the coding sequence GTGACGCTCTACACCAGACCGGGGTGCCACCTCTGCGACGAGGCGCGCCAAGCCATCCTGGGCCTGCGCGACGAGGTGCCGCCATTTGAGCTGCGCGAGGTGAACATCGCGCAGGACGAGGACCTCATGGCCCGCTACCTCGAGCGGATTCCGGTGGTCGTCGTCGACGGCGAAGTCGTCTCGGAGCTGGAGCTGAACCTCGACGCGCTTCGGGCCATGCTGGATACTGTCCCGCGATGA
- a CDS encoding alpha-hydroxy acid oxidase encodes MEAPEGGAPPLNVADYERLAAEALEPGAYGYFAGGAGDERTLRENVSAFARWRLRPRVLVDVSEVHTRTTVLGEQLSMPILVAPVAFQRLAHPDGEAGMARAAADAGTVMCLSTLATASPGEVAATAPGTRLWFQLYCFRDRGVTRALLSEAVEAGFRAIALTVDAPRPGRRERDLRSGFRLPANLPVPGVAKATGSDDAPISVAEVLGLVDPALGWTDLEALVSDSSLPVLVKGVMTPEDAVLAADRGAAGVIVSNHGGRQLDGVAATVDAVAEVAEAVGDRVEVLMDGGVRRGSDVVTALALGARAVLVGRPALWGLAAAGEAGAGRVLGLLRDELELALALCGCPGPEAVSRAHVQRT; translated from the coding sequence GTGGAAGCTCCGGAAGGCGGTGCGCCTCCGCTCAACGTCGCCGATTACGAGCGCCTGGCCGCTGAGGCGCTGGAGCCAGGAGCCTACGGGTACTTCGCCGGTGGCGCAGGGGACGAGCGGACGCTGCGCGAGAACGTCTCGGCGTTCGCCCGCTGGCGGCTGCGGCCGCGGGTGCTGGTCGATGTCTCTGAGGTCCACACCCGCACGACCGTGCTGGGCGAGCAGCTGTCGATGCCGATCCTGGTCGCCCCGGTCGCGTTCCAGCGGCTTGCTCACCCGGACGGGGAGGCGGGGATGGCGCGGGCCGCGGCGGATGCGGGGACGGTGATGTGCCTTTCCACCCTCGCCACCGCGTCACCCGGCGAAGTGGCGGCCACGGCGCCCGGCACGCGGCTTTGGTTCCAGCTCTACTGCTTCCGCGACCGCGGCGTGACCAGGGCGCTGCTCTCCGAAGCGGTCGAGGCCGGGTTCCGCGCCATCGCGCTGACCGTGGACGCCCCGCGACCGGGCCGGCGGGAGCGCGACCTGCGGAGCGGCTTCCGGTTGCCGGCGAACCTCCCCGTGCCGGGCGTCGCGAAAGCGACCGGATCCGATGACGCGCCCATCAGCGTTGCCGAGGTGCTCGGCCTGGTGGACCCGGCGCTTGGCTGGACAGACCTCGAAGCGCTGGTCTCGGACTCGAGCCTACCCGTGCTGGTCAAGGGTGTGATGACCCCTGAGGATGCGGTGCTGGCCGCAGATCGGGGCGCGGCCGGAGTGATCGTCTCCAACCACGGCGGTCGCCAGCTCGATGGCGTCGCGGCCACCGTCGACGCGGTCGCGGAGGTGGCGGAGGCGGTTGGAGATCGGGTCGAGGTGCTGATGGACGGCGGGGTCAGGCGGGGATCCGACGTAGTGACGGCGCTGGCCCTCGGCGCCCGCGCGGTGCTGGTCGGGCGTCCTGCGCTTTGGGGCCTGGCTGCGGCAGGGGAAGCTGGGGCCGGACGGGTGCTCGGGCTGCTTCGCGACGAGCTCGAGCTCGCCCTGGCGCTCTGCGGCTGCCCAGGGCCGGAGGCGGTCTCGCGGGCGCACGTGCAGCGGACCTGA
- a CDS encoding YbdK family carboxylate-amine ligase — protein MDSGGRSDAEAAGHLDLGRVRELFDASTDFTIGLEEEFAIVDPESLELLHRFEDLYAACLQDERLAESAAGELIASEIEIRSGRAETFAEAMELQREHRARLFILAERMGLALAATGTHPWASYLDQQIIDTPHYARLREELRWVAQRNNTWSLHVHVGVRGADRAVAVCDHMRGVLPALLALSANSPFLDGHDTGLSSVRTEIFTRTFPRCGIHEPFGGWDAYKDFIELLVRTNSIVEATQLWWSVRPHHIFGTVEVRICDAQIGGEESFALAALMTACVAQSALDYDGGLLPEPLGQREIEENLWRAIRHGTEGRMIDFDRGEELPALEAVERLLEWTAPARQSLGLDLALPELNGARRAQQALSAGASIEEIYREAVAETRRTYVPEGVSTK, from the coding sequence ATGGACTCAGGCGGTCGCTCGGACGCCGAGGCTGCAGGACACCTGGACCTCGGGCGGGTGCGGGAGCTGTTCGATGCCTCCACCGACTTCACGATCGGGCTCGAGGAGGAGTTCGCGATCGTCGATCCGGAGAGCCTCGAGCTGCTTCACCGTTTCGAGGACCTGTACGCGGCCTGTCTTCAGGACGAGCGGCTGGCGGAGTCCGCCGCCGGGGAGCTGATCGCCTCCGAGATCGAGATTCGCTCCGGGCGGGCCGAGACGTTTGCAGAGGCTATGGAGCTCCAGCGCGAGCATCGGGCGCGGCTGTTCATTCTGGCCGAGCGGATGGGGCTCGCCCTCGCCGCCACGGGCACCCATCCATGGGCCAGCTACCTGGACCAGCAGATCATCGACACGCCCCATTACGCGAGGCTTCGCGAGGAGCTCCGCTGGGTTGCCCAGCGAAACAACACTTGGAGCCTTCACGTCCACGTGGGCGTGCGCGGTGCCGATCGCGCTGTCGCCGTATGCGACCACATGCGCGGCGTGCTGCCGGCGCTCCTGGCGCTGTCCGCGAACTCGCCGTTTCTGGACGGCCACGACACCGGCCTCAGCTCGGTCCGCACGGAGATCTTCACGCGCACCTTCCCTCGCTGCGGGATCCACGAGCCATTCGGGGGCTGGGACGCCTACAAGGACTTCATCGAGCTCTTGGTTCGCACCAACTCGATCGTCGAAGCCACGCAGCTGTGGTGGAGCGTCCGCCCACACCACATCTTCGGCACCGTTGAGGTGCGAATCTGTGACGCCCAGATCGGCGGAGAGGAATCGTTCGCGCTCGCGGCCTTGATGACCGCGTGCGTCGCGCAGAGTGCGCTGGACTACGACGGGGGCCTGCTCCCCGAGCCCCTGGGCCAGCGCGAGATCGAGGAGAACCTGTGGCGCGCGATCCGCCACGGCACGGAGGGCAGGATGATCGATTTCGACCGCGGTGAGGAGCTGCCGGCGCTGGAGGCCGTCGAGCGGTTGCTCGAGTGGACCGCGCCGGCCCGCCAATCGCTGGGGCTCGACCTCGCGCTGCCCGAGCTGAACGGCGCGCGGCGTGCCCAGCAGGCACTCAGCGCGGGCGCGTCCATCGAGGAGATCTATCGTGAGGCCGTGGCCGAGACCAGACGCACGTACGTCCCCGAAGGAGTGTCGACGAAGTGA